A single Roseivivax sp. THAF197b DNA region contains:
- a CDS encoding BCCT family transporter, with amino-acid sequence MHELARRLGLKTDPVIFFSAAIFMVIFAIALVSMPGFIGDAFAAARAWIVTNLGWFFILGVNVWLGFLIWISCSRFGNVRLGARDSRPEYSFTSWFAMLFAGGIGTVLMFWGVAEPMSHFSTPPLPGVEPYSPEAAQDAISIALYHLGLHTWTIFTLPGLAFAYFIYRYQLPVRVSSVFYPLLREKIYGPIGKTIDVVAILGTLFGVAVSLGLGSSQVAAGLNELFGTGDGPAVQIMIIVVLTAVAVGSIVAGLDGGVKRLSNINIAMAVALMVFVLITGSTLFLLRAVVETAGLYLHNLPRLAFWNDMLADGSPQTDDWGWQGSWTVFYWTWTVTWSPFMGLFVARISKGRTIREFVLGVLLAPSLFTLIWFAIFGWQAMAFDGIGSAARDQMGDAAGQLSEAVSNSIPLAMFAFLENFPFTTFLQGFSVIIVAIFFATSSDSASLVVDMLCTGEEHAGPVQQRLFWGISEGSIAVLLILLAGTAGLTALQQVITVVGLPVFCLVFMMIPSIIKGLHVEEIDHVTVGSRPSPEDLHGNEKADPAE; translated from the coding sequence ATGCACGAGCTCGCTCGCCGTCTGGGTCTGAAGACCGACCCGGTCATATTTTTCTCTGCCGCCATTTTCATGGTCATTTTTGCAATCGCGCTGGTCTCGATGCCTGGCTTTATCGGTGATGCCTTTGCCGCGGCCCGGGCTTGGATCGTCACCAACTTGGGATGGTTCTTCATCCTTGGCGTGAACGTCTGGCTCGGCTTCCTGATCTGGATCTCATGTTCGCGCTTCGGAAATGTCCGACTGGGGGCCCGGGATTCTCGGCCGGAATACTCCTTCACGTCCTGGTTCGCGATGCTCTTTGCCGGTGGCATCGGGACCGTTCTGATGTTCTGGGGCGTGGCCGAACCCATGAGCCACTTCTCGACGCCACCACTGCCCGGTGTGGAGCCCTACTCTCCTGAGGCCGCTCAAGACGCGATCTCCATCGCGCTTTATCACCTGGGCTTGCACACGTGGACGATCTTCACGCTACCCGGCTTGGCCTTTGCCTACTTCATCTATCGGTATCAGCTGCCGGTCCGCGTCAGCTCGGTTTTCTACCCGCTCCTGCGCGAAAAGATCTACGGTCCCATCGGCAAAACCATTGATGTGGTCGCAATCCTGGGCACGCTTTTCGGCGTCGCAGTCTCTCTGGGGCTGGGATCAAGCCAAGTCGCTGCGGGCCTCAATGAGCTTTTTGGAACCGGCGACGGCCCCGCAGTTCAAATCATGATTATCGTGGTCCTGACAGCCGTCGCGGTTGGATCCATCGTTGCCGGGCTTGATGGTGGCGTCAAACGTCTGTCGAACATCAATATCGCCATGGCGGTCGCCCTGATGGTCTTTGTCCTGATCACTGGCTCGACGCTGTTTTTGTTGCGTGCGGTCGTGGAGACTGCAGGACTGTACCTTCACAACCTGCCGCGTCTGGCGTTCTGGAATGACATGCTGGCCGATGGCAGCCCCCAAACAGATGATTGGGGGTGGCAGGGCTCATGGACGGTTTTCTACTGGACGTGGACGGTGACCTGGTCCCCGTTCATGGGCCTCTTCGTTGCGCGGATTTCCAAGGGGCGAACAATCCGGGAGTTCGTGCTCGGCGTTCTGCTGGCGCCTTCGCTCTTCACTCTGATCTGGTTCGCCATCTTTGGCTGGCAGGCGATGGCCTTCGACGGGATCGGTTCTGCGGCCCGTGACCAGATGGGAGATGCTGCGGGGCAGCTCAGCGAAGCTGTTTCGAACTCCATACCCTTGGCCATGTTCGCCTTCCTTGAGAACTTCCCGTTCACGACCTTCCTGCAGGGTTTCAGCGTGATCATCGTGGCCATCTTCTTCGCCACGTCTTCGGATTCCGCATCACTCGTTGTGGATATGCTATGCACCGGAGAGGAACATGCCGGTCCCGTCCAGCAGCGGCTCTTCTGGGGGATTTCAGAAGGCAGTATTGCGGTCCTTCTGATCTTGCTTGCGGGCACGGCGGGCCTCACTGCGCTACAGCAGGTCATCACCGTCGTGGGGCTTCCGGTCTTCTGTCTTGTGTTCATGATGATACCCTCGATCATCAAGGGCCTTCACGTCGAGGAGATCGATCACGTGACAGTCGGATCGCGGCCCTCACCCGAGGATCTGCATGGCAATGAGAAAGCTGATCCGGCCGAATGA
- a CDS encoding IclR family transcriptional regulator — protein sequence MSTPVNLSVVKAFDVLELLGDARPDLNAEIVAQELRMSAATAHRFLSTLEAVGALTSVRRGVFAPGPRLTRLGRMADSLAPLPAGLQEAMDNLQQQLGEAVMACRFTPRGPLCVAVSRARRAISVQIELGTTLPMLSTAQGRLFLSDMSPRARKAWAASQGLGADVVDALEATLADIRRTGIAINQGDNEPDIGAISVPVRMDGHLSLTLSTFGMLSRFDAAFRDRAGPLLKDTAMRITTETAPSEAM from the coding sequence GTGTCCACACCTGTAAACCTGTCCGTCGTGAAGGCGTTCGACGTGCTCGAGCTGCTGGGCGATGCCCGCCCGGACCTCAACGCGGAGATCGTCGCGCAGGAGCTGCGCATGTCCGCGGCCACTGCGCACCGATTTCTGTCGACGCTTGAGGCGGTGGGGGCGCTGACCTCCGTGCGGCGCGGGGTCTTCGCGCCGGGGCCGCGACTGACCCGGCTGGGCCGCATGGCGGATTCTCTGGCGCCGCTTCCTGCCGGTCTGCAGGAGGCGATGGACAATCTGCAGCAGCAACTGGGCGAGGCGGTCATGGCCTGCCGCTTCACGCCGCGTGGGCCGTTATGCGTTGCGGTGTCCCGGGCGCGCCGGGCCATCTCGGTCCAGATCGAACTGGGCACCACCTTGCCGATGCTCAGCACGGCGCAGGGCCGGTTGTTCCTGTCCGACATGTCGCCACGGGCTCGCAAGGCCTGGGCGGCGTCGCAGGGGCTTGGGGCCGATGTCGTGGATGCGCTGGAGGCGACGCTTGCGGATATCCGGCGCACGGGCATCGCGATCAATCAGGGCGACAACGAACCTGATATCGGCGCGATCTCGGTGCCGGTTCGCATGGACGGGCATCTGAGCCTGACGCTGTCGACTTTCGGCATGCTGAGCCGGTTCGATGCGGCGTTTCGCGACAGGGCGGGGCCTTTGCTGAAAGACACCGCGATGCGGATCACGACGGAGACGGCGCCCAGCGAGGCAATGTAG
- a CDS encoding thiamine pyrophosphate-requiring protein, protein MLDKPGNTSITAGGAIFGKLKALGVDYVFSNSGTDFPPIIEGLLEARHAGLDLPVPVTVPHEHAAVSMAHGYWQVTGRPQAVLLHTNVGLSNGATAVINAWCDQVPMILMSGRTPVTEHSRFGARTVPIGWGQEMFDQEALIRETTKWHYELRFPDQIAELMDRAWAIANSTPKGPVYLSLPREVLCEPCPQDGLNAPSRMAPVTTAPDDAALGQAARVLASAKSPLIIAQRGAGSDAGFAALARMCEDYALPLSHYWSNQLALPLSHPCQVGADPAPWLKQADCVLVLDALAPWFPDKVTLRDDVTIIQAGPDPLFSRTPVRNFQADITLAGPTETIIRRLSDALATEDVGEDVYAKRRDRIAEAAAKDRTAVTALAEAGAQEPMTKDWVSLCLGRAIRASGKRATVFHELGCPLPPLDLEAPDSYFQEPHSGGLGWGLPAAIGAQMAQPERLIFATMGDGSYMFANPTACHLVAEAHELPVITLVLNNEEWGAVRHSVEGLYTDGEARRANEVPLTSLRPSPDFTQTAAASRAYTETVTAGADLPAALDRAIKVATEERRQVLLNIAIARAAV, encoded by the coding sequence ATGCTGGACAAGCCGGGAAATACATCCATCACCGCGGGCGGCGCTATCTTCGGTAAACTCAAAGCCCTCGGGGTGGATTACGTCTTCTCCAATTCCGGCACCGACTTCCCGCCAATCATCGAGGGTCTGCTTGAAGCGCGGCACGCCGGGCTCGATCTGCCCGTGCCGGTAACCGTCCCGCATGAACATGCCGCCGTATCGATGGCGCACGGCTATTGGCAGGTAACGGGCCGTCCGCAGGCGGTGCTGCTGCACACCAATGTCGGCCTGTCGAACGGAGCTACAGCCGTGATCAACGCGTGGTGCGATCAGGTACCGATGATCCTGATGTCGGGACGGACGCCGGTGACCGAACACAGCCGTTTTGGAGCGCGGACCGTGCCGATCGGCTGGGGGCAGGAGATGTTCGATCAGGAGGCGCTGATCCGCGAGACGACGAAGTGGCACTATGAGCTGCGCTTCCCCGACCAGATCGCCGAATTGATGGATCGCGCCTGGGCCATTGCCAATTCGACACCGAAAGGTCCGGTCTATCTCAGCCTGCCCCGCGAGGTGCTGTGCGAACCCTGCCCGCAGGATGGATTGAACGCGCCCTCCCGGATGGCGCCCGTCACGACCGCGCCGGACGACGCGGCCCTGGGACAAGCCGCGCGCGTCTTGGCATCGGCGAAATCACCCCTGATCATCGCGCAAAGAGGGGCTGGCAGCGATGCGGGCTTCGCGGCCCTTGCCCGGATGTGCGAAGACTACGCGCTGCCCCTGTCGCATTACTGGTCGAACCAGCTCGCGCTGCCGCTGTCCCATCCCTGTCAGGTCGGGGCCGATCCGGCGCCTTGGCTCAAGCAGGCCGATTGCGTGCTGGTACTCGATGCGCTGGCCCCGTGGTTTCCCGACAAGGTCACCCTGCGGGACGATGTCACGATCATACAGGCGGGTCCCGATCCGTTGTTCTCGCGCACGCCGGTTCGCAACTTTCAGGCCGATATCACGCTCGCGGGCCCAACGGAGACGATCATCCGCCGCTTGAGCGACGCCTTGGCGACGGAAGACGTGGGGGAAGACGTATACGCCAAGCGGCGCGACAGGATCGCCGAAGCCGCCGCGAAAGACAGGACCGCCGTGACCGCCCTAGCCGAAGCAGGTGCGCAGGAACCGATGACGAAGGATTGGGTCAGCCTCTGCCTCGGGCGGGCGATCCGCGCCTCCGGCAAACGCGCGACCGTGTTTCACGAGTTGGGCTGCCCCTTACCGCCGCTCGATCTTGAGGCGCCGGACAGCTATTTCCAGGAACCGCATTCGGGCGGGCTCGGCTGGGGATTGCCCGCCGCGATCGGCGCGCAAATGGCCCAGCCCGAGCGGTTGATCTTCGCCACCATGGGCGATGGCAGCTACATGTTCGCCAACCCGACCGCCTGCCATCTCGTGGCCGAAGCGCATGAATTGCCGGTCATCACTCTGGTCCTGAACAACGAGGAATGGGGCGCGGTCCGCCATTCCGTCGAGGGGCTTTATACCGACGGCGAGGCCCGGCGCGCGAACGAAGTGCCGCTCACATCGCTGCGCCCCAGTCCCGATTTCACGCAGACAGCAGCGGCCAGCCGCGCCTATACCGAAACCGTCACCGCCGGTGCGGATCTGCCTGCAGCGCTTGACCGCGCGATCAAGGTCGCGACGGAGGAGCGACGGCAGGTCCTGTTGAACATCGCCATCGCTCGCGCTGCTGTCTGA
- a CDS encoding 3-keto-5-aminohexanoate cleavage protein yields MTTPAIICVAITGSVPTQADNPAVPVTIAEQIESTHAALEAGAAIAHCHVRDDEGRPTSDPERFARLKEGIEQHCKGMIVQLSTGGRSGAGKDRGGMLPLSPDMASLSVGSNNFPTRVYENDPALVAWLASEMRKYGVKPEIEAFDLSHIFQAKLMQDRGELEGVPYVQFVMGVKNAMPVDRRVFDFYVETVQRLFGADAPWCAAGIGRHQSELNQWAAEAGGHLRTGLEDNIRLDKDTLAPSNAALVERAVAHVEAAGRTVATTAQAREILGLAAA; encoded by the coding sequence ATGACCACCCCCGCTATCATCTGTGTTGCAATCACCGGGTCCGTGCCCACGCAGGCGGACAACCCCGCCGTGCCCGTCACGATTGCAGAACAGATCGAGTCGACCCATGCGGCGCTCGAGGCGGGCGCGGCCATCGCGCATTGCCATGTGCGGGACGATGAGGGGCGCCCCACTTCCGACCCTGAGCGCTTCGCGCGCCTGAAAGAGGGGATCGAGCAGCATTGCAAGGGCATGATCGTTCAGCTCTCGACCGGCGGACGGTCCGGAGCCGGCAAGGACCGGGGCGGAATGCTGCCCTTGTCGCCGGACATGGCGTCGCTCTCCGTGGGCTCAAACAACTTCCCGACCCGCGTCTATGAAAACGATCCGGCACTCGTGGCGTGGCTCGCCTCGGAGATGCGCAAATACGGTGTGAAACCCGAGATCGAGGCCTTCGATCTGAGCCACATCTTCCAGGCGAAGCTCATGCAGGACCGGGGCGAGCTGGAAGGCGTGCCGTATGTGCAATTCGTCATGGGCGTGAAGAACGCCATGCCGGTGGATCGCCGGGTCTTCGATTTCTACGTGGAGACGGTGCAGCGGCTGTTCGGCGCAGATGCGCCCTGGTGTGCGGCCGGCATCGGGCGGCATCAGTCAGAGCTGAACCAATGGGCCGCAGAGGCCGGGGGCCATCTGCGCACGGGGCTAGAGGACAATATCCGTCTCGACAAGGACACGCTCGCCCCGTCGAATGCCGCACTTGTGGAGCGCGCGGTCGCCCATGTTGAGGCGGCAGGCCGGACGGTGGCCACGACCGCGCAAGCGCGCGAGATCCTGGGCTTGGCTGCCGCCTGA
- a CDS encoding TRAP transporter large permease yields the protein MDPITLGTLGLGALIVLLVLRIPIAYAMILVGAVGTTLLNGPNILLAQLKTLAYGQFSIYDLSVVPMFVLMGALAVKTGLSKDLFRAANAWLGWMRGGTAMASIAACAGFGAVCGSSLATASTMGKVALPELRRYNYSPALATGSIAAGGVLGILIPPSVVLVIYAIIVEANVVTMFMAALIPGILAVVLFLLTIAIYVLVAPNAGPAHGAGSRAEFIAATKGMVPVLVVFGIVIGGIYAGLYTPTPAAAIGVFVVLAFGFIKKQLTFAEIIESLRETAATTGMIFLILLGAELLKIFMSRAGVPQFAADWAVNSGLTPMAVLLILLLALILLGCLMDSLSMILLVLPFFWPVLVAMNGGDYQGADGSGYGMSTEDLKVWFGILALVVVELGLITPPVGMNVFVISSLARDVPMMTTFKGVAPFFLSEIVRVGILLAFPSLTLGLPLLLQN from the coding sequence ATGGATCCGATCACGCTTGGTACGCTGGGCCTCGGCGCCCTGATTGTCCTGCTCGTTCTGCGCATCCCGATCGCCTATGCGATGATCCTCGTGGGTGCCGTGGGCACGACGCTTCTGAACGGGCCGAACATCCTTCTCGCTCAGTTGAAGACGCTCGCCTACGGGCAGTTCTCGATCTATGACCTTTCGGTCGTGCCGATGTTCGTCCTGATGGGCGCGCTTGCGGTGAAGACCGGTCTCAGCAAGGATCTGTTCCGGGCAGCCAATGCCTGGCTCGGCTGGATGCGCGGCGGTACGGCCATGGCCTCCATCGCCGCCTGTGCAGGCTTCGGCGCGGTCTGCGGCTCGTCGCTTGCGACCGCCTCCACCATGGGCAAGGTCGCGCTGCCTGAGCTGCGGCGCTACAATTACTCGCCCGCCCTCGCCACCGGGTCCATCGCGGCAGGCGGGGTTCTGGGCATCCTCATCCCGCCCTCCGTGGTGCTGGTGATTTACGCCATCATCGTCGAGGCCAATGTGGTCACGATGTTCATGGCCGCCCTCATCCCCGGCATCCTCGCCGTGGTGCTGTTCCTTCTGACCATTGCGATCTACGTCCTCGTTGCCCCCAATGCAGGCCCGGCCCATGGTGCGGGCAGCCGCGCGGAATTCATCGCCGCGACCAAGGGCATGGTACCGGTGCTGGTGGTCTTCGGCATCGTGATCGGCGGCATCTATGCGGGTCTCTACACACCGACGCCCGCCGCGGCGATCGGGGTGTTCGTGGTGCTGGCCTTCGGCTTCATCAAGAAGCAGCTCACCTTCGCCGAAATCATCGAGTCCCTGCGGGAAACCGCCGCGACAACCGGCATGATCTTCCTGATCCTGCTGGGCGCGGAGCTTCTGAAGATCTTCATGTCGCGCGCAGGCGTCCCGCAATTTGCCGCGGATTGGGCCGTGAATTCCGGCCTGACGCCCATGGCCGTGCTGTTGATCCTGCTGCTCGCCCTCATTCTGCTCGGCTGTCTGATGGACTCGCTGTCGATGATCTTGCTGGTGCTTCCGTTCTTCTGGCCGGTTCTCGTGGCGATGAATGGTGGCGACTACCAGGGCGCTGACGGATCGGGCTACGGCATGTCCACCGAGGATCTGAAAGTCTGGTTCGGGATATTGGCGCTTGTCGTGGTCGAACTCGGGCTGATCACGCCGCCCGTCGGAATGAACGTCTTCGTCATCTCCTCGCTGGCCCGCGACGTGCCGATGATGACAACCTTCAAGGGCGTCGCCCCCTTCTTCCTGTCGGAAATCGTGCGGGTCGGAATTCTGCTGGCCTTCCCTTCGCTTACGCTCGGACTGCCGCTATTGTTGCAAAACTGA
- a CDS encoding TRAP transporter small permease, with product MTSTSTPLGRYLEKAIDAWALLGGAVLVVLVLINVWSVVGGALGLPFAGDVELTEMGVAMAAFSFLPFCQLHGHNVRADIFTQNAGPKVRRTLDTVASAMALGFAALLLWRMYFGLLDQKSYNYSSTILQVPLWWPYVPILVSLVLLVVAAAMTLLRDVRGTA from the coding sequence ATGACATCGACGAGCACGCCGCTGGGACGGTATCTGGAGAAGGCGATTGACGCCTGGGCCCTCCTTGGAGGGGCGGTGCTCGTCGTTCTTGTTCTCATCAATGTGTGGTCGGTGGTGGGCGGCGCCCTGGGGCTGCCCTTCGCTGGCGACGTGGAACTGACCGAGATGGGTGTGGCCATGGCGGCCTTCTCGTTCCTGCCCTTCTGCCAATTGCACGGTCACAACGTCCGGGCCGATATCTTCACCCAGAATGCAGGGCCGAAAGTGCGCCGCACGCTCGACACGGTCGCCTCGGCCATGGCGCTCGGTTTCGCGGCCTTGCTGCTGTGGCGGATGTATTTCGGCCTGCTCGACCAGAAGTCTTACAATTATTCGAGCACTATCCTGCAGGTGCCGCTTTGGTGGCCCTATGTGCCGATCCTCGTGTCGCTGGTTCTTCTGGTGGTGGCCGCGGCAATGACCCTCTTGCGGGATGTGCGGGGGACAGCCTGA
- a CDS encoding TRAP transporter substrate-binding protein → MRNVKTLLSVAAISAGMALPVTAQDYTLTLHHFLGERAPAHSQMLVPWAERVEELSGGAVAIEVYPSMTLGGRPPELAGQARDGVVDMVWTLNGYTPGLFPRTEVFELPSVYVNDPAATNIAMREMFDEYLAEEYTGLEVMFLHVHAGQGIHTVDAEIRTPDDFEGLSLRVPTRTGAWVIEALGATPVAMPVPELPQALSRGVVDGALIPWEIIPPLRIQEQTNFQIEGADEARLGTSVFQVSMNQAKWDSLPEEIQAAFREASNEDWLREVGEIWRGADDFGINMATEAGNTHVVLSAEETEAMLAPMDGVVSRWVEEVSSQGIDGAGLVEAARGAIAAAGE, encoded by the coding sequence ATGAGAAACGTCAAAACATTGCTGTCTGTCGCCGCGATCTCGGCGGGCATGGCGCTGCCCGTGACGGCACAGGATTACACCCTGACGCTGCACCATTTCCTGGGCGAACGCGCCCCGGCGCATAGCCAGATGCTCGTGCCCTGGGCCGAGCGGGTCGAGGAGCTGTCGGGCGGCGCGGTCGCGATCGAGGTCTATCCCTCGATGACGCTCGGCGGGCGTCCCCCCGAGCTCGCCGGTCAGGCGCGCGACGGGGTCGTCGACATGGTCTGGACCCTGAATGGCTACACGCCGGGCCTTTTCCCCCGCACCGAGGTCTTCGAATTGCCGAGCGTCTACGTCAACGATCCGGCGGCCACGAATATCGCCATGCGCGAGATGTTCGATGAATACCTCGCGGAGGAATATACCGGGCTCGAGGTCATGTTCCTTCATGTCCATGCCGGTCAGGGCATCCACACGGTCGATGCCGAAATTCGCACGCCCGATGATTTCGAGGGCCTGAGCCTGCGGGTGCCGACCCGCACGGGCGCCTGGGTGATCGAGGCGCTTGGTGCGACACCCGTGGCGATGCCTGTGCCCGAATTGCCGCAGGCCCTGTCGCGCGGCGTGGTCGATGGCGCGCTGATCCCGTGGGAGATCATTCCGCCGCTGCGGATCCAGGAGCAGACCAATTTCCAGATCGAGGGCGCGGACGAAGCACGTCTCGGCACTTCCGTCTTTCAGGTCAGCATGAACCAGGCGAAGTGGGACAGCCTGCCCGAGGAGATCCAGGCCGCCTTCCGCGAAGCGTCCAACGAGGACTGGCTGCGCGAGGTCGGCGAGATCTGGCGCGGGGCCGACGATTTCGGGATCAACATGGCGACCGAGGCCGGCAACACGCATGTGGTCCTGTCCGCGGAGGAAACCGAGGCCATGCTCGCCCCGATGGACGGTGTCGTCAGTCGCTGGGTCGAAGAAGTGTCGTCCCAAGGCATTGACGGCGCAGGCCTTGTCGAGGCGGCGCGCGGCGCGATCGCCGCGGCGGGAGAATAA
- the pobA gene encoding 4-hydroxybenzoate 3-monooxygenase, translating into MKTQVAIVGGGPAGLLLSQLLHLSGIDSVVLERRSQDYVLSRIRAGVLEAGTVRVLEEAGVGARAAAEGLPHEGVEFSWHDERIRIDLEALTGQQVTVYGQTEVTRDLYDAAAARDARIVHEAEVLRIEDIETDAPVVVYRKDGAEHRLEARFVAGCDGYHGPSRKAMPKAVHREFERAYPFGWLGLLSRTPPATPELIYAAHERGFALCSMRSNEVSRYYIQVPTTEKAENWTPDQFWDELKRRIPADVADGMVTEGEVLEMSVAPLRSFVSEPMRHGSLFIAGDAAHIVPPTGAKGLNLAVGDVQYLHKALDLHFNNGKDAGIDGYSDQALSRVWKVERFSWSLTSMMHDFPQLGAFEKRMQKADFDYLAQSEAAQKGLAENYVGLPF; encoded by the coding sequence ATGAAAACACAAGTTGCCATTGTGGGGGGCGGTCCTGCCGGTCTTCTTCTGTCCCAGCTCCTGCATCTCAGCGGGATCGACAGCGTGGTCCTCGAACGGCGTTCCCAGGATTACGTTCTGTCGCGCATCCGCGCAGGTGTTCTGGAGGCGGGAACCGTCCGCGTTCTTGAAGAGGCAGGCGTCGGCGCGCGGGCGGCCGCGGAAGGGCTTCCGCATGAAGGCGTCGAGTTCAGCTGGCATGATGAACGGATCCGAATCGACCTCGAAGCGCTGACCGGACAGCAGGTCACGGTCTACGGACAGACCGAGGTGACGCGGGATCTTTACGACGCCGCTGCCGCGCGCGACGCGCGGATCGTCCATGAGGCCGAGGTGCTGCGCATCGAGGATATCGAGACGGATGCCCCGGTCGTGGTCTATCGCAAGGACGGGGCGGAGCATCGGCTCGAGGCGCGGTTCGTCGCGGGATGCGACGGCTATCACGGCCCGTCGCGCAAGGCGATGCCCAAAGCCGTGCACCGCGAGTTTGAACGCGCCTATCCCTTCGGCTGGCTGGGTCTGTTGTCGCGCACGCCGCCGGCCACGCCGGAACTGATCTATGCCGCGCATGAGCGGGGCTTTGCGCTCTGTTCCATGCGCTCGAACGAGGTCAGCCGCTATTACATCCAGGTGCCGACGACCGAGAAGGCCGAAAACTGGACCCCCGACCAATTCTGGGACGAGCTGAAGCGCCGCATTCCGGCGGATGTTGCGGACGGGATGGTGACCGAGGGCGAGGTCCTCGAGATGTCGGTCGCCCCCCTGCGCTCCTTCGTGTCGGAGCCGATGCGGCACGGATCGCTGTTCATCGCGGGCGATGCTGCGCATATCGTCCCGCCCACAGGGGCCAAGGGCCTGAACCTTGCCGTGGGTGACGTGCAATACCTGCACAAGGCGCTGGATCTCCATTTCAACAACGGCAAGGACGCGGGCATCGACGGCTATTCCGACCAGGCGCTGTCGCGGGTCTGGAAGGTCGAGCGGTTCTCGTGGTCGCTGACCTCCATGATGCACGATTTCCCCCAGCTCGGCGCGTTCGAGAAGCGCATGCAGAAGGCGGATTTCGACTATCTGGCGCAATCCGAGGCGGCCCAGAAAGGCCTTGCCGAGAATTATGTCGGGCTGCCGTTCTAG
- the pcaG gene encoding protocatechuate 3,4-dioxygenase subunit alpha: MVQDLNKLRESASQTAGPYVHLGLMPSHAGNPQQFETELGTSPISDGAKGEIIEITGQVFDGTGWAMRDALIESWQPDAEGRFPGEAGADPAVSGFCRFAIDPETGTFTLRTVKPGPVTMPDGQVQSPHIALWIVARGINIGLMTRIYFEDADRDGDPVLKRIEQRDRVETLIAKAEGEGQYRFDIRLQGAHETVFLDI, encoded by the coding sequence ATGGTGCAGGATCTGAACAAGCTGCGCGAGAGCGCGTCGCAGACTGCCGGGCCATACGTGCATCTGGGCCTGATGCCGTCCCATGCCGGAAATCCGCAGCAATTCGAGACGGAGCTTGGGACAAGCCCGATCTCGGACGGCGCGAAGGGCGAGATCATCGAGATTACGGGACAGGTCTTCGACGGCACGGGCTGGGCCATGCGCGATGCCCTGATCGAAAGCTGGCAGCCGGATGCCGAAGGGCGCTTTCCCGGCGAGGCCGGCGCCGATCCGGCAGTGTCGGGCTTCTGCCGTTTCGCGATCGACCCCGAGACCGGTACGTTCACGCTGCGCACGGTCAAACCGGGGCCGGTGACAATGCCCGACGGGCAGGTGCAATCGCCGCATATCGCGCTGTGGATCGTGGCGCGGGGCATCAATATCGGCCTGATGACGCGCATCTATTTCGAGGATGCGGACCGTGACGGCGACCCGGTGCTGAAGCGGATCGAACAAAGAGACCGCGTCGAAACCCTGATCGCCAAAGCGGAGGGCGAGGGCCAGTATCGCTTCGACATTCGGCTTCAGGGGGCGCACGAAACCGTATTCCTGGACATCTGA
- the pcaH gene encoding protocatechuate 3,4-dioxygenase subunit beta, which yields MQHGRLIPRDRAAHPVPHDPDYKTSVTRSPSLPLLSLESTPTEETGPRFGHSALGALDHDLVRNWTQGAAEAIGERILVHGRVTDETGRGVAGALVEVWQANAGGRYRHAKDGYLAPLDPSFGGAGRCLTDDTGAYAFFTIKPGAYPWPNRGNDWRPAHIHFSLSGPCFGQRLITQMYFEGDPLIDLCPIAATVKDRSQLDRLVAPLDLSQARPLDHLAYRFDMVLRGRRQSFFENRPEGA from the coding sequence ATGCAGCACGGACGATTGATCCCCAGGGATCGCGCGGCGCATCCCGTGCCTCATGATCCGGACTACAAGACGAGCGTGACGCGGTCGCCGTCGCTGCCGCTTCTTTCGTTGGAGTCCACCCCGACCGAGGAAACGGGCCCGCGCTTTGGTCATAGCGCCTTGGGCGCGCTCGACCACGATCTGGTGCGCAACTGGACGCAAGGCGCGGCAGAGGCCATCGGCGAACGCATCCTCGTGCATGGACGTGTCACCGACGAGACGGGTCGCGGCGTTGCAGGCGCGCTGGTCGAGGTCTGGCAGGCCAATGCCGGGGGGCGGTACCGCCACGCGAAAGACGGCTATCTTGCGCCGCTCGATCCGAGTTTCGGCGGGGCAGGGCGCTGCCTGACCGATGACACCGGCGCTTATGCCTTCTTCACGATCAAGCCCGGAGCCTATCCCTGGCCGAACCGGGGGAATGATTGGCGTCCGGCTCATATCCACTTTTCGCTCTCGGGGCCGTGCTTCGGGCAGCGGCTCATCACGCAGATGTATTTCGAGGGCGATCCGCTGATCGACCTTTGTCCGATTGCAGCGACGGTCAAGGACCGCTCGCAGCTCGACCGTCTGGTGGCCCCGCTCGACCTGTCGCAGGCGCGGCCGCTGGACCATCTGGCGTACCGGTTCGACATGGTGCTGCGCGGACGCAGGCAAAGCTTCTTCGAAAACCGGCCGGAGGGCGCGTGA